The Corythoichthys intestinalis isolate RoL2023-P3 chromosome 2, ASM3026506v1, whole genome shotgun sequence DNA segment CGAGGGCTTCGACGCAGGAATGGACAACAAATCCACAATGAGCAGACGGCACACGGGAcacttaaatacagacatggggtaacgagacaatgacgcacaggtgggtgacacaagaggcagcggattggtgGATACACAatgagcaggcacaacaggtgaaatcaatgggcaatcacagggacaggtCACACTTagaggaaacaaacaaaaaacctaaCAGGTCCTGAAataaattaaattcgtatgtagcgcATACATATCAACCCGAagctgttggcaatcttacaaatagtgacgtatgcccttacaaattggtgactaacctTACAAAGTTGTATATagcatgcaatatgaaacaaaaataaaattcaatttttaaaacaatatgaattttttggtaatattgtaacatataacctggtgcaatcaaagaacaatcaatatcttcagctacatcataatTGCtccaatttaacagtgacttttgtcataattgtatgtagcacttttggtaattttgtatcatgtcttgatggctgcacttcttggcacttcagctcgctgttcaggttgacttgaaggtagtcagttagtgtgtccaattataaattaacaagatcagctcataaaatgaacttaccgatgaaatctttgagtcagggaacatttctttcgctaattctgagaagtgatcagcaatagttgctggcaaattgtgttcggcaacgaaTTGGCCGAACAAAATCTCcgttttcgtcacttttcattctgcggacttcatctttatgaccagtgttgttaatcttactttaaaaaagtaattaattacagttagaaattacttctcccaaaaagtaattgagttagtaactttgttacccataagcggattttaaggtggccgaaaagtgtcattgcatgtaattgactttcatatatatatatatatatatatatatatatatatatatatatatatatatatatatatatatatatatatatatatatatatatatatatgtatatatatatatatatatatatatatatatatatatatatatatatgtatatataaaaaagttgtgaagcaaaaaaaactgcaacaaaaattaatgaaatgaaccaaaaatatcatgtgactagcaacttagacggtcatttgctttgcacataattaaaaaaaaaaaaaaaaaaaaaagaaaataggggaggacaattttatttttcaaatgttttttttttctttgattgaaaatatagattttttttgattgaagcaactttttgggggattgaatgatttagacacaaatgcctATCCGTAATATGGCCTAAACACcaaaaggattgcttcgatcaaagaaaactttttcaatgaaaaattaagtgttcaaatgtaaatttcaaatttttcaatctcaaatattttttcacattcaaaaatgttttctatgtcctagccaaaatgtggcccaaacacaaatcaacattacttcaatcaaaaaaagctgcttcaatcaaaaaaaaacaacaaagaaacaaaaaaaaaacaacaacaacaacaacaaaaaaaaaaagaaaaatagctttcacatccatttttgggagtttttttttagtttcaaatttatttttgcattgaagcgacatttttttgggttgaaaatatatatttttattgaaccaactttttttttttttttgaagcaactttttttgattgaacaataaatacacagatctacctccatatagctccgcccaggggatacaatttttgactggggtaactacattggcacaacaccggcgggcacaccatattcaatggatgacgatcttggtgaaaagtattgccaaagcagcctgatttagaattcccctcaagaatgatgggaaacaaaaaacgctcattgtcaactaattattataaatattcttgtaagttaattttattgctgacactgcatttcgggggtcatcaacatgttgtgcccccccctgccccaaaagtcaaactaaaCCTATgctgttacctgaatgtaagagtaattagttatttggcaaagtaactggtgttacctaatgttttttttcccatcaaaacaaacaaacaaacaaacatagtaacctttgctatgtttggaaattgtttaatgttgtgaataaactgttaaagttgttaaaattgctactgtttttgcattagttcccttctgtctactttcggcatgttaaagtttaaaaatgtttcatcatttcaagatagattcaagtccagattttgccaatttaggagtgttttagataaaaagttacttaagttcgctaggaaggttcactacatcaGAGCCTCTCTGAGAAgcctactgcttcaaaatggcggctgtttattaacgctgccgtatgtcatttcgcatgtagttctataagcatttgatatataggcgtagattgtaggctgtcggctacagtcaggaaatattggagccacctagcctagcatggcgtttgctacagcgtcacaacactcttctctctcagtgtctctgacttttttcgcgtcattcaaccaacgtagtaacgcatcgtaacgcactttgtctcgttgccgaaacggtgacaaaatccgaacggagaaaaaaaaaaaacataatgcacggaaaacgtacagattttgaacatacggcctacacatttaaaaatcagtgctcaccagtacaaattatgccgaaaccgtacaacttgacaggtatgatagaggtaccactgtattgttgtTTTCTCTTGCCGTGAGAAGTGTCACGAAATGATATTTGATGTGTCTTTAATCCTTATAATCAACATTAGCTGTCAAATATTCGTCCCATTCCATCTCGTGACACCTTCTTCAGAGACGTGAGACCCTGTTCAAACATgtcacgtaaaaaaaaaaaaaaaaaggaatttaaaaaaatctgtgtgCTTGATGCAAATAAATTCAGATATATAAAAAACAGCCTTTTTAAGCCTTTGAGACAGTTCTACCTCTTTATAGATGAAAGAAATATTAATGAGGACGTTTGCAACAAGTCTTTTTGAATGGCAAATGCCTCTCAACAAGACATTTAAATGACTCGTTTTTGCAttccaaaataaaaataccattACAATATTATATAACATAGATTTGggataaaatatcgtttggtgATATATTGCGATTCTACACCTAGTCTTCATAAGGCTTTACagatgtttgaaaaaaaatgtataaaatcatTACATGTTTGTTGTTCAAGATATCACACAGACAGTTCATGAGAAAGATTCTGCCTTTCTGATCTGTTGACACATTAATCAGATTAATAGATACGGTTTGATGTGGCAACAATGCTCACACCATCATTTGTGTTGGTATCCATAGTCCAGCTGGGAGACACCCGGTGAAAGTTCTTACAAATGCGTACTTGAGCTAGACGGGAGATGACATTTGAACGAAGTCGCTCTGCGTGAGTCATATATAAATGCATAGCATAGGCAGGGCCAAAACAGTGAGTCAAAGAAGGGACATGTTTTCAAACTCACCATTATCGAGTGAGTCATAGGAAAGAGATGCcgtctttttgttgtttttctccaTCAGTCTTTGAAATCTATGTTTATCAACTGTATGTGTGTAATTTAGCTTCCCATTAGCCGCTACATATTTTGGTAGCACGCCTGCGTAGACCAGGGGTGTTCAAATCCTCTTTGTCGGGTGCCAGACCGTAGTCGTTATGGCCTCTGTAGGGTCATGAGGTCAGCCGACCCATATTTTAGGAGAGaccgcgagaaccaaaagtggtatttgccatcgcaaaatccattttgccatgtagcaaaatggattttgccatgtggcatttttttttgccatgtggcaaaatggattttgccatgtgactttttttttgccacgtggcattttttttgccatgtggcaaaatggattttgacatgtggcatttttggggggtatatggcacttttgcaggccatgcacattcacgccattgacggctatgcacatcTAAATTTTCCATTCGTTTTAATTGGCaggaaaacatgtgtggctgtgatttttggccaTCCACTTATCATAACATTGCATTGACGTTCAACggacacccaagtcaggctatgccattgaaggctatgcatgtccaaattttccagtcattttaaatggcaaaaagacatgtgtggctgtgaattTTGACCATTCACTATACATTgcagcacattgacattcaactggcagccgagtcaggctatgccattgacagctatgcacgtcaaaattttccatttatttcaaatggcagaaaaacatgcaacatggcaaaatccattttgccacatggtaaaaaattccacatggcaaaatccattttgccacatggcaaaatgcattttgctatatgccaaaaaaaaaatttttgtgtttttgccatgagtcaaaatggattttgcaatgtggcagtttttgccatgtggcaaaattgattttgccctgtcgcatatttttaccatgtggcaaaatagatttttttccatgtggtatttttttttccatgtggcatttgttttgccatttggcatttttttgctatgatcaaaatggattttgcaatgtggcattttttttttgccatgtggcaaaattgattttgccatgtggcttttttttttttttttttttttttttgccatgtggcaaaattgatttttttttccatgtggcatttgtttttgccatgcggcaaaattgattttgccatgtggcgtatttttgtttttttgccatgtggaaaaatggattttgccatgtggcattttttttgccatgtggaaaaattgattttgccatgtggcatttttttgccatgtgacaaaattgattttgccatgtggcaaagaggattatggcttgtggcaaaatccattttgccacatggctaacaaatgccacatggcagaaaaaaaaaaaaagccacatggaaaaatcaattttgccacatggcaaacaaaatgccacatggcaaaataccacttttggttctcggccctaCTGCATTTTAGACATCCAAACCATTCTGAATAGGAAAATGACTCTCTAAATGGTTTTGACGtttagtgccatcaatggcagtgaaaccagGGCTGCCATGATAAATCTGGTAATTGACAGCTAATCAGTTATCAATCGCTATTAATTTTTAAAGCCAATTAATAATTTAGGCAGTTTGTTGACCTCAATTATCACAAACGTACCAAATCGTTTCCttcatttactgtcattttaccACCACAGGTCTGCCCCAGGTTTCGGCGGACCCGACTTACACTATTTTGACTGTacaacgccggagtctcgttcacaattttgtttccgtcggtttatttgaaaaaaaaaaaaaaaaaaattatagaacaatcactttctgttctgtcacccaaaaacaacaggaaatgatccgggaataaataggcagtgactcaaactcaacaagaagtgacctgtaaataacgtgaaatgccccaaaatgagctTGTTGCCTGACATTGTCTGCCGCTTAagaccatagacgtccaatttgtttgaagtgggagggatggcagcgaatcaaCGAATGTTCTGCCATTTTGAATGTATTGCAtgtctattagtgataaacacattccaatttacagcagaaggttgaaaatagcttgtttattagtttttttgtcgtttttttcttcagtagAAATTGTTGCAACGTTTTGGTCTTAAAttatttcatatactgtatattattgtttctaaggtcttaaaaatgtcttaaaagcattaaatttgACATTTAAAAGGGTGCAAAAACCCTGAACATATAGTatagttagtataaatcaatacaggtttattttgcattgatcatttagtccTCCAGAGCACCTATCCTGCTTTTTTTCCACGTCCCCCTCCTCCAAAACACTTGAATCAAATAATCGGGATCGTTATCAGGTTCCTGCAGCGCTTGctaatgagctgatcatttgattcaggtgtgttgaaggagggagcaggggtgaaagtggttagaatttcttgctctAACTCCCTGACATCAAGGTCGGCACGGAGCCCTTTTTTTGGGAGGGTAAAACCTCTCAAAACCACCGAaatgcaaaaactgcttttcgcacagttataaatataacacaTAATAAAACAACACGTTCTCTTCACAGTTCTGGCATCTGGGTTGAATCCCAGGTtcaggccttcctgtgtggagttggcatgttctccccatgcctgcttggtttttctccgggtactccggtttcctcccacatcccaaaaacacgcatggtaggctgatcgaacactccaaattgtccctgGGTATAAGTGTGTGCGcaaatggttgttcgtctccatgtgccctgcgattggctggcaactgatTCGGGGTGTACCCTGCATACATCACACATACTGCATTACACTGAAACAaggcataaatgagaaactgatttccattcaaaattgttgttgttgttttttttaatatttgtaaaattcCATGTAAAACTCCatcaaattttttatttttcctgaCTTCCTcaaatctaaatgcaaaacctcatccaagaacataggatgtgcaTTAAAACTGAAGatgatgtaaacatttacttctttttttttgaaataataaagattaaagtaacatatatatatatatatatatttttttttgaaataataaagatacaagtaacattaacaaaaaaaaaagtacaaatgcacagtgaaatggaatatattttgaagataaagcaaacattgacttttttttttatcctgagtTGATAtctggccacttcctgttgatttgggggacacgtactGTTGATATCGgtcattttggggacatgtcccggtcatatcaggtaatttgggggacacatactgttgatatcaggtcatttggggaacatgtcctggtcatatcaggtctttgggggtatacagtatgtcctggtcatatcaggtcattttgggacattgggggacacgtcctggtaATATGAGGTCAtctggggacatgtcctggtcattcaTGGTCATTTTAGgaaatttgggggacatgtcctggtcatatcaggatattttgggacatttgggggacaagtgctggtcatatcaggtctttTGGGGGACATATCCTGGTCATatgaggtcatttggggacatgtcctggtcatataaggtcatttgggggacatgttctggtcatatcaggtcatttggggacatttgggggacgtttcctggtcatatcagttcattttgggacacttgggggacacgtcttggtcatatgaggtcattttgggacatttgggggacacgtcatgGTCATATGAGGTCTTTTGGGGGACATGTGCTGGTCATATCAGTTAGTTTTGGGAcacttgggggacacgtccagtCATATGAGGTCATTTGGCgaaatttgggggacacgtcctggtcatatAGTATAAGGTCATTTGCGGaggtttgggggacatgtcctggtcatatcaggtcattttgggacatttgggggacatgtactggtcattttaggacatttgggggacacgtccagtCATCTGAGGTCATTGGGCGACATTTGGggtatgtaaatgtagtgttagTACATTGTCCTTATTGGAGATACATGTAATGCAgcgtggcacttttttttttttttttttttaaacatggggttttgacagttgccatcgtattttcgggatcaaagcaccattCAGACTGCAAATCTTTTATCAGTACGCCGTTCCAGaccgttgagaccaaacctgtgCCCTTGCTATgatataaatattagggctctcaaacgattaaaaattttaatcaagttaattacagcttaaaaataaattaatcataattaatcataattaatcgcaattcaaaccatctataaaatatgccatatttttctgtaaattattgttggaatggaaagataagacacaagacggatttatacattcaacgtacggtacataagtactgtatttgttatttataacaataaatcaacaagatggcattaacattattaacattctgttaaagcgatccatggatagaaagacttgtagttcttaaaagataaatgttagttcaagttatagaaattttatattaaaacccttcttaatgtttttgttttaataaaatgtgtaaaaattttaatcaaaaaatagcccgccattgttgatgtcaataattgcacaatgctcatgggtgcttaagcccataaaatcagtcgcacccaagcgccagcagaaggcgacaaaactccaaaaaaacacaagtaacaagtggacattgtgacactgtgctgtcaatttaatctgtttgagcggggcatgtgctttaactgcgacaaatattttaacgtgattaattaaaaaaattaattaccgaccgttaacgagataattttgacagccctaataaatattacTTTAAAACATGAAACTGTCagcatttaatttattttcctcctCTTTTCTCCCCATCCACCTTCTTTGTCGTTACAGGTATCGCAGACCACCATGTTGCCCCGGGTCATTTTCATCAGCTTGTTTTTAAAAGCGGCCCAGTCTCAGGACTCGCACCCCTTGCAACCTTCCACCTCCATCAGCGAGTCTTGCGATTCCTTGTGCTCTTGCGAGGCCAAGGACGGCATTTTCTACATGAACTGCGAGCAGAGAAACATCAGCTCAATCTCTCAAATAAAAGTTCTATTAAACGTGCCCTTCCATTTGaacctttacaaaaacgacttaGTCGAGCTTCGCGCCGAAGAAATGGAAGCGCTGAAGAACGCCCTTTCCATACACGTCGGGGGCAACAGCCTACAAGAGCTAGAACCGGGGGTCTTTAGCGCTCTGGGTTCGCTGAAAAAACTCCACATCAATCGAAATTTCCTCGTCACGCTCAAGGAGGACACCTTTCAAGGCTTGGGGAATTTGGAGTTCCTCCAAGCGGACACCAATTTTATCCGGGTCATCGAACCGGGGGCTTTCAACAAACTGATCCGCCTAAAGGTCCTGATCCTTAATGACAATTCCATCGAGTTTTTACCAAATAACATTTTTCGTTTCGTGCCTCTCACCCACCTGGACCTTCGCGGCAATAAGCTCCAGACGCTGCCTTACGTGGGCTTTTTAGAACACATCGGACGGATTATGGAACTACTCTTAGAGGACAACGACTGGGTGTGCGACTGTGACattttgcatttgaaaataTGGATGGAAAATATGAGAGGGCAGTCGGCCATTGGCGAAGTGGTTTGCAGCGCGCCGCACAATTTCAAGGGGACCATCTTAGCTAAAGTCAAGCGGGAAGTTCTCTGCCCGTCCCATGCCGACATCAACTTAGAAGAGCCTTCCAAGTCACTGGATATGGTTGTGACGCCGTCATCCAAGGGAGCCCAGATTCCCAAGTTGACCGACGCCAAAGACGACGCCAAGCAACCCACGCCGTCTCACGTTCCGGGTAGTCCTTGTGTAGAACATTGTTCCTGTCACAATTACCCCGCGGCGGGGTTTTTGATGCATTGTCAAGACCGAGGAATTCAAAAGGTTTCAGATATCGGAGTGGCTCCGCAAAGCCCGACTAAATTGGTCATGACGGGAAATATGATTCAGAAGCTCTACAGGTATGATTTTGTTACATACGACGGCTTGGAATTGCTCAATTTAGCCAACAATAGGATCGAATACATCGACAACGAGACTTTTCTCAGCCTTAGCAGCTTGAAGAAACTGCATCTGAATGGTAACCGGATTGAAAAACTGCACTCCACCATGTTTGTGGGTCTTCACAATCTGGAGTACTTGTATCTGGAATATAACCTCATCAAGGACATTGCTCCAGGCGCTTTTAATCCCCTGCCGAACCTTAATCTGTTGTCATTAAACAACAACATGCTCAGCTCCCTTCCCGCGCAGATATTCCGCAACGCGCCTCTCACCAAATTGAATCTGAGGAAAAATCTGTTTATGCACCTGCCGGTGAGCAACGTGCTAGATCAACTCGACTCATTAGAGCAGATTTATTTAGAGGACAACCCTTGGGACTGCAGCTGTGACTTGTTTAGCCTGAAACAGTGGGTGGAAAAACTGAGGAAAGACACTGTGGTGGGCTCTATTTTGTGTCACACGCCTAAAAAAGCCACGCAGTCCGATCTTAGGAGCCTTCGTCACGAAGCGCTGTGCGCCGGTTTGGGTACGAACTCTTTGCTTCCGGATGGAGAGGAAAGCGCGACTGCCACGCTGGGCCCTGACGGCGCCGGCAAAGGCCTGCTCAGCTCTCTCACCGACACCGTTCCGCTCTCTGTGCTGATCCTGAGCCTTCTGGTTTTAGTCCTGATGATAATCTTCTGCTCGGCCGGGCTGGTTGTTTTCGTGGTGCACAGACGGCGTCGCAGAGCGAAAAGAAAAGTGGCAGGCGATCACCCGAGAGAAACTAGCACCAGCAGCCCCATTCATTTACATTACAGCATGTACGGGCAGAAAACCACGCACCACACGCTGACCCAAAGGCCCGGCTCGTCCACGTTGTACGAGGAAAGATCGCACAGCCCCGTGGTGCAGATATGTCGCAACCCCACTTACTGCTCTCAGCACAAAGACCACGATAGCGATCTGGATTACGGCCTGGACCAATCCGGCTCGAAGAACCACGTCTGCCGGAGTATCATGGAGAAAGAGAACACCTCCCCGCTTACGGGAAACCCGAAGTTGAAAGCGGCGGCCGGGGAATGCCCCGCCGAGTTTGTTACGCTCGGAGACCCCAACTCCTTGTATAGGAATATTCTGGAGCGGGAGAaggaactgcagcagctgggaatAACGGAGTACCTGAgaaaaaacatggcccatcttCAGCCTGCTGTCGAAAGGCAGGTCCCGGGGCACCAGGAGGAGTTAAAGTTAATGGAGACAATTATGTACTCCCGGCCGCGCAAGGTCATGCTCGAGCAAACTAAGAATGAGTACTTTGAACTCAAGGCCAATTTGCATAGCGAGCCAGACTACTTGGAGATTGTAGAGCATCCACCGGCATATAACTGAGCCCCAGCAGGAATAGAAAGCGCCCGAGCAAGTGCCTTGCCCTCTTCTACTTTCCGCAGTGTGAAATATCTGTTCACTGTGAGTCAAATTGTAGCACAGAATGTAAATGGTTAGCTTTTGACAGCCATACAATGTAGCTAAGTGGAAGGTGTACAACGGTACCTCAAGATAGGAAATTCATTCGGACCAGAGTGGCTTTCGTAttgtgattttttccccccccctaCAATGAATCTCTTTTTACATGTGAATCTCCTATTTTATTCCAAGCACAACTAAAACACAACATTCAATTTTATACTAAGGGTAAAACCAGATTGAAATAAGAGTCATATACATTtggatcagtgttgtttttggcagccattttaattttactcttagtcttttggatcaaaatgctttcaaaatgtgttagttttagtctagttttagttgacgaaaaCTTCTTGGAATCTTGGggaacctaacgattcgattacgattcagaggctacgattcgtttataaattgattattgatgcaccaaaTCAAACCCCCCgtgtttaatgttttgtacattagttccaaaattgttcaaaaatcctctcagtctaaaccaaactactatttcagtactatttcagtatcaaaacCAGATTGAAATAATAGTCATATACATttgaatcagtgttgtttttggcagccattttaattttactcTTAGTCGTTTGGATCAAAATgctttcaaaatgtgttagttttagtctagttttagttgacgaaaaCTCCGAAAATTTCGGACTAGTATTGGCTGACGATAGAGGTGAGAATCTTGGggaacctaacgattcgattacgattcagaggctacgattcgtttATAAATcattattgatgcaccaaaTCAAACCCCCCGTgtctaatgtttcgtacatttgttccaaaattgttcaaaaatcctctgtctaaaccaaactactatttcagtatcaagttaacagttcaaaacagtatatgaaatactcaagtccccattctgtgtcagcagctttaataaactacattcaattaatttaatgttgtgaatcaaccgttaaagttgttaaaattgctcccgcctaggttcccttctgtcttactttcgacatgtgaaagttttaaaactgtttcatcagaaagatagattcaagtccagattttgccgatttaggagtattttagataaacagTTActcaggttcgctaggaaggttctctacaacagagccttcctgagaagtctactgctttaagatggcggctgtttactaacgccggcgagtctgtcatttcacctcTAGtagtatatacatgtgatatctagcgtagcatcatgtgggcgtagattgtaggctgtcggctacattcagatattattggagccacctagcatcgaatTTGCAacgacgtcacaactccctcgcctcctccccactcctgctttgctctgtcgtctccgtaagtccgtctccctcagacttttctcgcatcattcaaccaacgtagtaatgcatggtaacacacgcctttacatcctcagtactggtaacggcgttgcaaagatgagaaaagtaattaattcgattactcactactgaaaaaaaaaaaacatcattagtaccgccgttattaacaacactggttgtgacaccgttgcaaacgcgatgctaggtggctccaataatacctgactgtagctgatagcctacaaactacgcccacatgatgctacggtagatatcacatgtatataaaactagatgcgaaatgacagacacggtggcGATAGcatatgtatagaaaactagacgcggaatgatagactcgccggcgttagtaaatccATCCATCAATCCATCCCAAATCAGTAGACCTCACAGGAAGGCTCTgtcgtagagaaccttcctagcgaacctaacttttttttaatctaaaatactcctaaaatgg contains these protein-coding regions:
- the slitrk6 gene encoding SLIT and NTRK-like protein 6 produces the protein MLPRVIFISLFLKAAQSQDSHPLQPSTSISESCDSLCSCEAKDGIFYMNCEQRNISSISQIKVLLNVPFHLNLYKNDLVELRAEEMEALKNALSIHVGGNSLQELEPGVFSALGSLKKLHINRNFLVTLKEDTFQGLGNLEFLQADTNFIRVIEPGAFNKLIRLKVLILNDNSIEFLPNNIFRFVPLTHLDLRGNKLQTLPYVGFLEHIGRIMELLLEDNDWVCDCDILHLKIWMENMRGQSAIGEVVCSAPHNFKGTILAKVKREVLCPSHADINLEEPSKSLDMVVTPSSKGAQIPKLTDAKDDAKQPTPSHVPGSPCVEHCSCHNYPAAGFLMHCQDRGIQKVSDIGVAPQSPTKLVMTGNMIQKLYRYDFVTYDGLELLNLANNRIEYIDNETFLSLSSLKKLHLNGNRIEKLHSTMFVGLHNLEYLYLEYNLIKDIAPGAFNPLPNLNLLSLNNNMLSSLPAQIFRNAPLTKLNLRKNLFMHLPVSNVLDQLDSLEQIYLEDNPWDCSCDLFSLKQWVEKLRKDTVVGSILCHTPKKATQSDLRSLRHEALCAGLGTNSLLPDGEESATATLGPDGAGKGLLSSLTDTVPLSVLILSLLVLVLMIIFCSAGLVVFVVHRRRRRAKRKVAGDHPRETSTSSPIHLHYSMYGQKTTHHTLTQRPGSSTLYEERSHSPVVQICRNPTYCSQHKDHDSDLDYGLDQSGSKNHVCRSIMEKENTSPLTGNPKLKAAAGECPAEFVTLGDPNSLYRNILEREKELQQLGITEYLRKNMAHLQPAVERQVPGHQEELKLMETIMYSRPRKVMLEQTKNEYFELKANLHSEPDYLEIVEHPPAYN